A stretch of DNA from Ochotona princeps isolate mOchPri1 chromosome 13, mOchPri1.hap1, whole genome shotgun sequence:
GGGCTCTGCACTGGGGCAGAGGCAGTGGACACAGAAATGAAGACCCTGTCTCTGGCACCAATACCCCTAGGTATCTAGGATAATGGGGGTGAGGGAGtctcccaggagggcaggagggtcAGAGCAGGCTTCACAGAGCCAACAGCCTTTACAGGGTAGACACAGGGAACAGTATGAAAAATGGGAGTGCAGTGCTCCACATGGGTAGTGTGGAATAATGGGTAGATGGAGGATTTAATTCATCCATGGGGTCCAAAATCCTGGACCATTGGGACCAATGGAGCATTGGACAGGCTGTGACTTCCAAGTCATGCAGCTCGCAGTCCGAATAAGCCTGCACACTGGCCAGGTGAGGTGAAGGGCAAACTGGGGTTAGTGGGTGGGAGGTCAAACCAGGGAGGACCTTCAACTGGGGGTCTGCAGTTTGCACTCTACCTTGCCTAACAGAGGGAGTCCCGAGGTGGCTAGGGCAGCAGCCAGTGATTGGACAGGTGCTGTGTGATCCCAGGTCTGGTGACTGCGGAGAAAGGACTCAAAGTGGGAGAGGATGGCAGCTGGGGGTTCAGACTATACACTGGTCATGCTCAGCCAAGCCTCAACTCCAGAGGGTCTGATacctgggtgtgtggaggggactTGGCTTGCATGGAAAGGTGCAGACTATCCAGCAGCTGATTTAGGGACTCTGCAAGAGGGGATCCTGAGCACCCAGGGTCCAGAGGATGGAGGGTTGAAGGGATAAGGaaccagcacaatagtgtagtggttaaagctctctccttgaaagcaccaggatcccatatgggtgtcggttctaatcccggcagctccacttcccatctagctccctgcttgtggcctgggaaagcagacggcccaaagctttgggaccctgcacccacgcgggagacctggaaaaagctcctggctttggattagctcagctccaggtgttgcggtcacttggggagtgaaccactggacaaaagatcttcctctctgtctctcctcctctctgtatatctgcctttccaataaaaataaataaatctaagaaagaaagaaagaaagaaagaaagaaagaaagagagaaagaaagaaagaaagaaagaaagaaagaaagaaagaaagaaagaaagaaagaaagaaagaaagaaagaaaaaaggaaggaaagagagaaagaaaggaaggaaggaaggaaggaaaaaaggaagaaaagaaagaaagaaagaaaggaagggaaggaaataaaagaaataaacagacacagagagcctCCTAGTGGCCAGATCCCAGAGTTGCAGGGTCACTGCAGGCAGGTCACAGGGCTCAGAGCCGCACAGGGTTAAGGACTAGGGCGTAAAAGGCTGTAGTTGCTCCCCAGCCTTCTGCTCATCTTCTGCTCTGCTGTGATCCTTGGTACAGAGAAGCATCATGACCCTATCTAAGGCTGTCACATAGTGTGACAATGCAGggtcacacacatacaccagcCAGGCCGGGGCATACCCACACACAGGTGCAAAGGCAGAGTGCCACAGACCAACACAAGCACAGCCACACCCTCAGCAAGCTGAGGGCGGGACATTTCTGTAAATGATTTCCTGAAACCCCTCTGCTTGCTCTTGCCCTGCATGTGATACCAAGGCATGCTCCTCTGGGGAGCTGGTCATGGGACCCCTGGATTTCCCCGAGATGGGGGGGGGTGGGGCTGAAGGAGGCAGTAGGAGGGGTGGGCCACACCTTGGCTTCCTCCCTAGTGCTCCCCTACAAATCTCAGCCATTCTGTGGTTACCTGGTTCTGTTCCAAGTGACAGGGATCAGAGGATAGAGTGTAGGTATTGGGGGTTGAGGTGTGTGGGGAAGTGGGTTGGCAGGTCAGGCCTGCTGGCTGATCAATCAGCAGAAGGAGGTATggaggccaggcctggggcttAGAGAGGCCAGAGGTAGATGACTGCAGGGACGCTCTCCTACTCCTGCTCCTTCTCACCTCAGGGAAGTCCTCCCAGACTACGCCATTGAAAGTGCACAGCTTCTGAGTTATTAACTCCTACGGATCACACTTTATAGAGCCTTCATGATTTGTGGATCAGGTTGTAGTTTGTGTGTATataacagagagggaagggtgtgttactgctgctgttactcCTGGCCTCCCATCATGGAGCCTGGAGACTGTCAGTGTTCTGAATCAGGAGGGGTTGGGGACCCAAGTGGCCACGTGtcaggggctggggatgggcgGGGGGCTTACCCGGGAGCAGTGGCGAGTGACAGCCAGCACCTCATCATCAGTCAGCAGCCTCCGGGCCAGGTCCTGAATGAGGGGCCGTCGGCTCTCCCAGGCCTGCACTAGCTCTTCTCCATTGGGCAGCTGGCCAGCGGGGCTCCCGGACCTGGCAGAGAGTAGGGCGCGCCCCCTGTCCCGCTCTGTGGGGCAGGAAAGAGACAGTGATGTAGGAGTCTGAGGCCgtctggggaggggcaggaggggctcccaggccagccaggacgccgccagcctggtcttccccatACACCTGCCCACCTCTCACTGCCTAACACCCACCTCATACCAGTCATTTCTTGACTGCAgcctcatcccagggtccccataaACCCTAAAAATGCACTGTGTGTTCCCCACTCAAGTCCTAACAGAGGCTACTGAAACCTGTCTTGGCGAGTCCCCACAGAAGCCCCCAAGTGCACTCTGAAAGCTGGCCACAACCTTCTCTCCACTTTCCTAACCTGAGGCCAATTCTTCGAGCTGTCCCCATACAACACATAACTGCCTGGTTTCCCCATGTTGGCCCCAACTGAGGTGAATCCAAAGCTACTGCACACACCCCCAAGCATGCTCCCTCAGCGGCCAGGTGGTGTCCACCAGGCCTACCAGAAGTGACAAGTGAATTACCCCGCTTCAGCCTCCAGGTGACGAACTTCTGCACCGGGCCCACGCTGCCTGCTGGAGAAGGGAGGGTCTCAGCCCCAGGACCCCAGAACCCCAGGATGAAAGTCGGGgtgcaatgggcttggggctggctGGAAAAGAGGTCCACGTTCcaagtgggcagggcagggacaaTAGGAGCCTGGCCCCAAGGGGCTGGAAAGGCAggctccaggagccagggacttcttttcCAGATAGTGGGGAGTCAGAGGTGGCTGGAGTCAAGTCTAGACTCTCTATAGCAGTTCACTCAGAAACCAGAGGGCAGAGGCTCGTGGGTGGAGTACAGGTTCACCTACCTTCAGGGGACAGAGGGGGaaagaagagccagagaggaaggaggacagcTGGGAGGGAACAGGGCCCTGGGAGCTGTGGGAGAGAGGGGGTTGAGGGAAGGGCTGGTGAGCCCCCACTTGAAGCACTTGTCTCTCTTCAGCAGGGACCTGCATCTGGAGCCTCAGGGTCCAGCCCAGGCTGGCAGAGGGTGCCCTCTCTCAGCCACATTGTAGTGACAGCCAACAGTCCCCAGACTACCCCGCTACCATGCCCACTGGGGTTTCCTCTAGGACAGCAGCCTCTGACCTCCCTAGTGGGCCCAGGGAGGTACCTAAGGATTGTGCCCAGCCCCTAGACTCGTGGATGGCAGCACCGGGTCCACTGTTATATGTGTGTGAGATGAGCTCATGCCTGCCGCACTAGAGAACCTAACTCACTCACGTGCAGGTAGTCTCACAGATCCTAGGACAGGCCCTTCTTTCCAAGCCCTGACCTAAAACTGGCCTTGCTGGAGGATGATTCTAGAACTCAGAGGCGCCTGTGGCACTTGGGCAAGGGGAGGTGAAGCCAAACGCCCTAACAAAGCATGCATTCCACCTGCTAGGGCACTGCCCCTACACCCCATTCTCCTGCCCAGCAGACTGAGGCTCACAAGTAGGAGTGAGGGTTGACTCAGGCAGACTGGGGTCAGTGCAGAATGTCCACCCCAAGCTGGCCCATCCATTCTGTATGTACCTTTGTCCAGATCCAGACGTGGTCGGGTCTTGGCTGGGCTGCTGTGGTCCAAAGTCCAGGCCTCCCTATGCCCATCCCCTGCCGGCCGCCCCTGCCGGCCGCCCTTGAAGAAGAGGTTCATCAGAGTCTTGGAGCGCTGCAGGGCGCCCTTCTCCCCAGGGGCCCCTGGCTTCTCCTTCTTCCGCTGCTTCTTTTCCTCTGCAGACACGAGGGAGCACCCAGGGGGCTGGAAGGATGGGCAAGAGAAGGCGGGGGCAAAGGGCAGGGGTGCAGCCTggggcagagagaagggagagagcaggaggcagacaggaTCCGCAGTAGTGCAGGAAGTGGGCCTCCATCTCCCCCACCTCAGGGCTACAGCACAATGAGTGTGCACAGGCATgtacatgagtgtgtgtgtgtgtgtgtgtgtgtgcgcgtgtgtgtttgtgcacaGGAGCCCTGGGGACTCCAGCCCCATCAGATGCGGGGCTGGGACTGATTTACAATGGAGCCTAGGACAGGGTCTGAGTAGGCACCGGGGCTGGGGCTTAGGCTAGGTGAAGGCCTAAGGTGAATAGAAATTGGGGGCCCAGGACAGAGTGTGAGCCTGGCTTTGGACCGCAGGCTGTGGAGCGAGCAACAGAGCAACAGTCACCCTACCACATACCCCATAAGGTCAGGTGACTCTGGGAGCGTGTGATGGGCGGCCGGGGCCGGCTGAGGGCCAGCAGCAGCGCTGTCTTGGGGGACTCTGAGAGGGCAGAGTCCAGGCGGCGGGTGGGCAGGGGTCCGTCGGAGCGGATGGCCGTGTCTCTGAGGATAACCGTGGGCCGCACGCTGCACCAGGTCTCCACGCGGCCCCCCACCTCGGGCTCCGTCTGCATGGCGATGTCTGCCCGCCCCCAGCCAgggctttggctgctaggctCCTCCGGCCCCAGGCAGACGTCCATGTGGTCTGACGGTAGGGAGCCCGGGCTGTAGGGGGCGCTGGAGGCATAGGAGGAGACGCTGGAGCTGCTCTCGGAGGCTGCGGACAGCTGCTGCAACATGCCATTACTCACTGCAGGGAGGGGAGATGTGGGGGTATTCGGGGATCTGACCCATTGGTTCTGCGGCCCCGCTAGGCTTGCAGACTGCCCCCTGGGCTGGGAGGGACGATGGTTAGGTAGCTGCTTCACCACCTGCCCTGCTCAGCCTTGTTGCCAGACCATAGTGGCTCCGGGTCTCTTTACCCTCTGAAGAGTCCAGGTGCCAAGGGGCCTATAGCTtttcagcagggagccagaaaagGCTCTGAGCTGTGTGAAGGTCCTGCTCTTTCAGTCTTTGggaaccccagccccagcccactccCTGCACCCTTGGGTGCGTGCTCCACTCACGTCGGTCCAGCCAGCAGTACTCTGAAACCATTTCCTTATAGGCAGGATATCGGCCAGTCTCCTGGGAGGGCGtggagagcaggagggagggagggtacaAATGTGGAGGGATGGGACAGGTAAATTTTCAAGCCCTGAAAGTCACCAGGCCCACTGCATTCCTGAATTCCCCAAGTGCCTCGGGACTCTGGCACCTGTGGGTTCCCTCTGCCTATATCCTCTTCACACAGCTCAGCATGTAGCTAGTTCCATCTTGTTCTCCAAGTGTTACCTCCTTAGGagggcctgccctgcccccagctaCAGGGGCCTTCTGGAATGACTCCAGCCAATGTCTTACTCCCTGCACGGCAGTGGTTACACACCATCTGCAAGGAGCACCCCATTCCATCAGCCCTGTCGCAGCCCCTCTAGTGGCCAACACGTGGCAGGTGCTCAGGGCTCCTGTTGAACAGATGCAGGAGGGGTGGAGTGGAGTTTCTGAGACAATGTGAGACtaaggagagggagaaatgggatatgggacaggtGGGAAATCGAGGGGCTGGGGTATGTGGCAGATGAGGCACTGCACAGTGAGACAGGTGCAGGTCTGGGGAGGAACTGCTGAGCAGGTCTGGGCTCCAGGGGAGGACCAGGCCTCACCTCCTCTGGCAGCCAGAGTAAGAAGGACCTAACCCATAGGCAAGTGGGACAGTGACATGAGTAACAACTCCAGAGGCCTTCTGTGAAATCTGATCGTGGTCACAACCCAAGCTTCTTGCCCTTTACCCGGTCCTGCCTGGCCCTCTGGCAGGACATCTGCTTCTCTGACCCTGGGCACCACCCTAGCCACTGGGAACAGCAGCGGACTCAAGCCTAGGGGCTGCTGCTTGAGTTGCTCTGCctgtttcctctgctgccaaatagAGGTGAGCACAAGGCTGGCTCTCCCTCCCACATGATTATAGAAAAAACTGGTTTTGCAGAGAGAGTCAGAACCAGGTGCCACAGTGGGCAGGCAAACCCTTCTCCTGCTCGGGTGACTCCCAGCTtcctcagccctgcccacctTGATGGTCAGCATGATGTGCGTTTGGCCCTTCAGCACCTCCACGGCTTGGCTGTGGCTGATGTCATCGAACCTGACACCGTTGGCTGCCAGCACCTGGTCCCCCACCTTGATGCCATTCTCCTCTGCCAGCCCGCCATGGTCCACTCTAGGGGCAGACAGGCATCCATCCGTGGCATTGCTTGCCCGCCTGCTCTCTCCCCAGCCAGGCTCCCCGGCCCAAGCCCCAGCCCTCACTTGGACACGTAGATGCCCAGGCCAAACTCCTTGCCACCACGGATGTTGAAGCCCAGGCAGAAGTCGTCTGAGGTGGTGTACAGGTGTACAATGCGCCTCACGCCATCCTCAGAGCTGCTGTCAGATGGTGTGGAACCACACTTCTCCACCACCAGGCGCCGGTTCACCACGTCCACCCTAGGGTGGCAGCAAGGAGCCCTCAGCCAGAAACCCCCTAGCCACAatcccacccctgcctccagccACCCTGACAACCCATGGGCATTGGGTGGGGGTAGGAAATGGACTAGAAATCTGCCTTTGGGGGATTCCCCAGGCTGGGACCCTGCAGTGGCACCTCAGTTCCAGCAAATCTGGGAGCCATCCTCATTACCCCATTTCCAGGGCAGCTAGCTGACAGATGCCTGGGCCAAGTTCTCATCCTTAAAGTGCCCCCCCTGCAGGTCATGTGCTATCATGTGCCCAGGCTGCACAATAGTAGCAGTTAGCAAGTTGGTATGGATAGGCCCACTGCGATCTAGGAGAGTTGTTTTGGGGTGGGTTGAGGAGGGGGCAGACTTCCTCATTTCCAGGTCAAGCCCCAGCCTCCCTCTGCTGCCATGAATTTTgtgtggggctggtgctgggctgggctgggttgagaCCAGGCCAGGCTTCTGTGGTGCGGTAGGGAAGATGGTAGAACTGGCAGGTACTGCTCACCATGTAGTCTTCTCCTTGGAGAACTTGATGCCCGGCACACGGCCCATGCGCCTCACCATCATGTGAAGGCGGCTGCTGCCTGTCAGGACCTTCACTGCACTGCCCATGGTGGTACTCTCCAGGCTTAGCCCGTTCACCTCCGTGATCTTGTCCCCGACACACAGGCCAGCTCTCTCTGCTCCAGAGCAATGGGGGAAGACACAGCACGTGGAAGAAGGGGCCCCATGGCAAGGCCTCCCCCTGCAAGCTTGTTGCTCTGAGTGCTCCTGTTCAAGCAGGGGTCTGTCCCCAGCCCGCCCTGCCCTGTCTACCCCCCCACCCCGCAGGGGACCAGACTCCCAGAGCTGAGGATCCTCTCCCAActtcctaatcccagcagcctctgcaCCGCACTTGGGTCATGTCCCAAGCCAGTGCCCTGCTCCCTACCCGGCCCTCTCACCTGCACTGCTGCCCTCCTCCACTTTGCTGACGAAGATGCCCAGGCCGTGCTCAGAGCCCCCACGCACACTGAATCCCAGCCTCCCTGCTGGGCTCTTCTCCACCCGGACAGCATGGATAATGTCACTTTCATCACTGTTGGCTGCGGGAACAGGGACTTAGGCATGACCCCCACGCTCACTCTGGACATACAGAGTGATCCCCTCTCACTGGGTTCCCCCAGCTTGGGACTTGCAAAAGGCTGAGTTGCTGGGCACAATCACACAGGTCCCTGGTTGGGGGGACAGTCTATTCCTAAGGTCTTTGGGGGTTTCTCCGAGGACACAGTcaggcagagggaaggggagacccagaggacaggACAGAGTAGGCAAGCTCAGGGTGAAGGTTTCCAGGGAGAGAAAAGCCAGGGGTTGGCAGGAAGCGGCTGGTGGGGAAGAGTGGGTCCTGGGAAGGTTTCTTTCTGGACAAGGCTTCCTTTAGAGGTGTGTGAGAGGGAGAAATCTCACAGCCTGCCCATGAGCACACTTCCATTTGATCTAGGAGAAATCAGGTTACAGGGCACAGTCAGGACAGCTGGGAAATTCCTCAGTGCAGTCCGTGGGCACGGCAAGTGCAGGCTGGACGCTGGGGCAACCGGGGTTTCCCAGTGACTACAATTACCAAGGGCTCAGCCTCTGCCACAAAGCTCTgactcccctgcccccagcctgctgTCTCCTCGGTCCCTTCTGGGTCTTTCTACGATCCTCAGTCCAGTGGATGAATGTCAGCTCTGAGTGGATCTGGGCAACCTGCTGACTGTGCCTCCACTTCCACTGCTGCCCACTCCACCCACTCTTGCCACGGTGACCTTCTAGGTGGTACCCTTCTGTCTGAACACAGCCACATCTGCCCCTTTGCCTACTTAAACTCATCCCAAGCCCTGTAAGGCTCCACAAGGCCTTCTCTGCCCACTTCTCTGCCCTCACCGCTGGCCACTCTCAGCTTTGTCACCAGCATCCCCACCATCCCCCATACAGCCCACGCCGTCTGTGTCCCTTCTGCATCACTCTTATCCAGTCCTTTGGAAGGCCAGCCctgttcctccctcccctttGGGATCAAATTCTCCTTCCTCAAAAGCCTCCAGGATTACCCATCATCTTTTTCCAGTTAAGTAGTCTCCTAAGTGACATgtgcacctgcacctgcagcagcatCTCTTGGGAAGGTGTTCAAAATGCAAGTTCcaaatcaatcaaccatctcagctatatggtggcagtgaaaaactgagcaaacggagactctatgatggactatgtcaatcagtggattcttcaatgacctcatcgtatttggaatggcaagattggcagcaattcataactgttgaactatcaaaaccacttgagcaagaccctcggagactgggtggggcttctcccttaaaatccccctttatctcagatacatgaaggaaacaatatggaaataataatcttatccattttcctgtagcccttgaacctttttaccctaattagctatgtaaagattgtaaaaactataataaaacagaaaaaaaacaagccaaaacaaaacaaaacaaaaaaacaaaatgtaagttCCTGGGTGTCACCATAGACTAAATGGATCAGGGGGTCTAGGAGTGAGCCCaccaatctcaatctctctctctctttctctctctcttactttcttaCTTTTCTTAGAGGCAGGGAAAAAAGCTCCCATTCGCTGGttgcctccccaaatgcctacaatagcagCCCCAAGTTAAGGCACAAACTGGGAGTCAAACACTCAatcctggtttcccatatgggcagcaggaacccaaccatttcacagccatcattgctgcttcctgtggttcacattagcaggaagccagagtaaggagcagagcagggactcgaacccaggtacTCCGATGTGGGACATAGACATCTTAGCCATTAGACTAATCACTGGCACCAATCAGTCTTTTAATACGTATTGCAGGCAATTCTGGCTGGCATGATTCATGTAGTGGTTTAAGCAACCACCTGCCACACATCAGAGTGCTAGTAGGAgccccagttgctctgtttctgatccagcttcttgccaatgtgcctggaaaggcaacaaaTAATGGCCCAAGCACAAGAAtccctggccacccatgtgggagacctgagtgtaGTTCCTGACTCATGGTCCCattctggtccagttctggctgttgtaagcatttgggagtgggggaatgaatcagacaaTGAAacatctctgttttcctctctctgatgctctgcttGGCAAATAAGTCTTTGATAGAAGTTTGAGAGAAATTATTGTATCACACAAAACGATCACTTCAGAATTCTCACCATCCTTTGTTATTTGCTGATATGTCACCTGTCTCCTTTGAGCAGACTGTAAGCTCAGTCACAATAGGACTTTATAATTCTTTTCTACCATGATAGTATAAGGTATTTGATAAGACTTAATTAAATCAAAGACTAAATGGCTGGCTGACTAGCTGGAGGAACTGGGAGAGGTAAGGAGAATGGCTGAAGTGGTGTAAAGAGAATGTATTTCACTGGGACAAAAGGAGTtgaaggggctgctgggaggtccTGGGAGTGACCTGCAGCAGTGCAGCCCTATTCAGCTACTTTATCCCTTTAAACAACTTGAGGCAGGGATTTCTGCCTGTGGTGAGCCAGGGGGTGTTGTGCCCAGGAAGAGGGCAAGGTTTTGGACAcagccccccgccccccatcGCCCAGTGTAGGCAGTCAGAGCCATGCTGCCCACAGTCCTAGGCCTGCTAGGGGACGCTGCCAACTTGGCTGCATAGCACAGGGGGACAAGGCAGGGGAGATCGCAGGGGTGGAGCTTCTGGAAGAGGTCACCAGAGGGACAGTGTGAGCAgccctggcatcacaggtggaccCAGTGAATGCATATAGGATGGACTGGCACTGAGCAGGGAGATGCTGTAGtgccccccccaccccatgcctCCCAGCTTGCTGGGGACTCATGCCTCCCACCAGAAAGAGAGTGCTGGGTGACCATGTACTGGGCCACTACAACATGCCTTACCCTGCCAATGCCAAGGGAGGGGCACAGAGCTGTCCCTgatgggtgggagtggggagcaggGCCCGCAATGGACAGTCTGGGATGCAGCCAGGGAGCCATGCTGGCTATGAAAGAGGAGAAGAGCTGCAGATACTCATCTGCGCCTGCCCACAGAAAGCCCATGTCTGGGGTCCCCTCCCCCATCACGCAACGTCCTgtgttgcctgctgcctcccacctgtCACTGCAGCCAGGTTGTCTCCTGAGCCTCCACctcacctggctccctgcttcccaaCTCCAGCCTTGGTGAGGGACGACACCCACTCCACTACCTATGACAATGGCAGTTTTTACAAGGTGAGGATGGAGCCTCACTTCCCTCTGGGTGCCTGGCAGCCCTAAGCAAGGCCATTGCAGCATCGGTTCATCCTGAAGGGGCACCAGGCAAACCATGTGAGCTTGAATCCTCCCTCCTTCAGGGCTCACTCTTGgcccccctccaccccacaccCTTCTGTTGTGCTCTCTTGTCTGACTATGTGTATTTCACACACAGTCCCTTCCTCCTGTGCCTGAATCCTGGACTGAGCTGACCCCTAAGTGGGCTGACCCTTCTCCACGCTACCCTACTCCAGACAAAGCAGATTCAAGTGGATACACATAGGAAGAGGCCCAATCCAGTACCCCGCTTTGCTCACTTAGGAGCCAACACGTGACTTCTTCCATGCCCTTATCCACTACAT
This window harbors:
- the PDZD7 gene encoding PDZ domain-containing protein 7 isoform X1, which produces MAHRFTVGFDPPGLGDLSSSSLSSLSSRGHLGSDSGSTATRYLLKKQQRLLNGPPRGIRASSPMGRVILINSPIEANSDESDIIHAVRVEKSPAGRLGFSVRGGSEHGLGIFVSKVEEGSSAERAGLCVGDKITEVNGLSLESTTMGSAVKVLTGSSRLHMMVRRMGRVPGIKFSKEKTTWVDVVNRRLVVEKCGSTPSDSSSEDGVRRIVHLYTTSDDFCLGFNIRGGKEFGLGIYVSKVDHGGLAEENGIKVGDQVLAANGVRFDDISHSQAVEVLKGQTHIMLTIKETGRYPAYKEMVSEYCWLDRLSNGMLQQLSAASESSSSVSSYASSAPYSPGSLPSDHMDVCLGPEEPSSQSPGWGRADIAMQTEPEVGGRVETWCSVRPTVILRDTAIRSDGPLPTRRLDSALSESPKTALLLALSRPRPPITRSQSHLTLWEEKKQRKKEKPGAPGEKGALQRSKTLMNLFFKGGRQGRPAGDGHREAWTLDHSSPAKTRPRLDLDKAGSVGPVQKFVTWRLKRERDRGRALLSARSGSPAGQLPNGEELVQAWESRRPLIQDLARRLLTDDEVLAVTRHCSRYVHEGGVEDLVRPLLAILDRPEKLLLLRDIRSVVAPTDLGHFDSMVMPVELEAFEALQGRAARPPPLRPTRQDTPPKRHLITPVPDSRGGFYLLPVNGFSEDPADRELRDRLGSLKVSQGASIPCHPHEGIPRLQDVPVDAFVLRRSACTPPPQPPPVAPRPPRPNWLLTEPPIREDPRPSQSHGQGLAQSRSRSRGPGKSPGRRRSPSPAPIPALHATSGRYHKPRRARPPLPGPPEEQGARTGTGPEDKAGEAPPDTPRGELRTVMLSKMKQSLGISISGGIESRVQPMVKIEKIFPGGAAFLSGALQAGFELVAVDGESLEQVTHQRAVDTIRRAYRNKAREPMEFVVRVPGPGPPSLPCDSSALTGGRLPVNHFSTPLPPDATQVSGPSLPESPLPRSASPWPAASPVPSSALYPDSNPSLFPLSP
- the PDZD7 gene encoding PDZ domain-containing protein 7 isoform X2; translated protein: MAHRFTVGFDPPGLGDLSSSSLSSLSSRGHLGSDSGSTATRYLLKKQQRLLNGPPRGIRASSPMGRVILINSPIEANSDESDIIHAVRVEKSPAGRLGFSVRGGSEHGLGIFVSKVEEGSSAERAGLCVGDKITEVNGLSLESTTMGSAVKVLTGSSRLHMMVRRMGRVPGIKFSKEKTTWVDVVNRRLVVEKCGSTPSDSSSEDGVRRIVHLYTTSDDFCLGFNIRGGKEFGLGIYVSKVDHGGLAEENGIKVGDQVLAANGVRFDDISHSQAVEVLKGQTHIMLTIKETGRYPAYKEMVSEYCWLDRLSNGMLQQLSAASESSSSVSSYASSAPYSPGSLPSDHMDVCLGPEEPSSQSPGWGRADIAMQTEPEVGGRVETWCSVRPTVILRDTAIRSDGPLPTRRLDSALSESPKTALLLALSRPRPPITRSQSHLTLWEEKKQRKKEKPGAPGEKGALQRSKTLMNLFFKGGRQGRPAGDGHREAWTLDHSSPAKTRPRLDLDKGSVGPVQKFVTWRLKRERDRGRALLSARSGSPAGQLPNGEELVQAWESRRPLIQDLARRLLTDDEVLAVTRHCSRYVHEGGVEDLVRPLLAILDRPEKLLLLRDIRSVVAPTDLGHFDSMVMPVELEAFEALQGRAARPPPLRPTRQDTPPKRHLITPVPDSRGGFYLLPVNGFSEDPADRELRDRLGSLKVSQGASIPCHPHEGIPRLQDVPVDAFVLRRSACTPPPQPPPVAPRPPRPNWLLTEPPIREDPRPSQSHGQGLAQSRSRSRGPGKSPGRRRSPSPAPIPALHATSGRYHKPRRARPPLPGPPEEQGARTGTGPEDKAGEAPPDTPRGELRTVMLSKMKQSLGISISGGIESRVQPMVKIEKIFPGGAAFLSGALQAGFELVAVDGESLEQVTHQRAVDTIRRAYRNKAREPMEFVVRVPGPGPPSLPCDSSALTGGRLPVNHFSTPLPPDATQVSGPSLPESPLPRSASPWPAASPVPSSALYPDSNPSLFPLSP